A single region of the Thermodesulfatator indicus DSM 15286 genome encodes:
- a CDS encoding zinc ribbon domain-containing protein encodes MREEIVNLIKLQEIDLKILALDKAKDEFPESLKKAEEALAQKKNEMEALENEIEELKFKRRKFEEELEQEYQRLKKSQTRLMEVKAQREYQALLKEIEEIKKANKLREEELLKMMERVEELTKQKEDLKNEIAELEKQVEEEHQKYETRRAELDKEREGIWKEREAIAKNIPGNLLKRYEFIKSHRNGVAVVPVINAVCDGCHMNIPPQLYNELQRDDKVYECPICQRIIFFKKEYSDILPQDEEGEEAKEAQA; translated from the coding sequence GTGCGGGAGGAAATCGTAAATCTCATCAAATTACAGGAGATTGATTTAAAAATTTTGGCTTTGGATAAGGCCAAGGATGAATTCCCAGAGTCTTTAAAGAAGGCCGAGGAGGCCCTTGCTCAGAAAAAGAATGAAATGGAAGCACTTGAAAACGAAATTGAGGAACTGAAGTTTAAACGGCGTAAGTTTGAAGAGGAACTTGAGCAAGAGTATCAGCGTCTTAAAAAGAGTCAGACCCGCCTTATGGAGGTCAAGGCCCAGAGAGAATATCAGGCCCTTCTAAAAGAAATAGAAGAAATTAAAAAGGCCAACAAGCTTCGCGAAGAAGAACTTCTTAAAATGATGGAACGCGTGGAAGAGCTTACCAAACAGAAAGAAGACCTAAAAAATGAAATAGCGGAACTTGAAAAACAGGTTGAAGAAGAACACCAAAAATATGAAACTCGCCGGGCAGAGCTTGATAAGGAAAGGGAAGGGATTTGGAAGGAAAGGGAAGCTATTGCTAAAAATATTCCTGGAAATCTCCTCAAACGTTACGAATTTATTAAATCTCACCGTAACGGGGTGGCGGTGGTGCCGGTGATAAATGCCGTTTGTGACGGTTGCCATATGAATATCCCTCCTCAGCTTTATAATGAATTGCAGCGAGATGACAAGGTATATGAGTGTCCTATTTGTCAGCGGATTATATTCTTTAAAAAAGAATACTCTGATATTTTGCCGCAAGATGAAGAAGGCGAAGAAGCCAAAGAGGCTCAGGCTTAA
- the ppsA gene encoding phosphoenolpyruvate synthase: MSNEPLIMWFEEISIKDVPLVGGKNASLGEMYRNLTPKGINVPDGFAVTAAAYRYFIHENHLDDKIREILTGLDTHDIKDLQRRGKKVREIILKAKMPEKLAASIKEAYHKLEEKYYPEVDVAVRSSATAEDLPDASFAGQQETFLNVRGAENVIEFVKRCFASLFTDRAISYRQDKGFDHFNVYLSVAIQKMVRSDAASSGVMFTIDTESGYREVVYITGAWGLGENVVQGAVNPDEFYVFKPTLKKGFRPILSKKLGSKELMMIYGKSKRCPVRNIKTPKELRQKFCLTDDEILKLAEWAIIIEDHYGRPMDIEWAKDGDGKEVGTGELFIVQARPETVHGTKQEQFYEIYKLKGEGKVLTVGKAVGSKIGQGKARVIEDVSGIHDFQKGEVLVTDMTDPDWEPIMKIASAIVTNRGGRTCHAAIISRELGIPCIVGTNNATEVIKTGMDVTVDCSQGEDGYVYEGLIPFEVERIDLTKMPRTRTKIMMNVGIPEKAFSQGQIPNDGVGLARLEFIIGSHIAIHPLALLNYEELKEKAKKDRKIRKVIKAIDEKTPMYENKAEYYVDKLAQGIAMIAAGFYPKDVIVRLSDFKSNEYANLIGGFLYEPVEHNPMLGWRGASRYYDPNFEPAFALECKALKKVRDEMGLTNVKVMVPFCRTVEEGQKVIQVMEKYGLKQGENGLEVYVMCEIPSNVILADEFAKVFDGFSIGSNDLTQLTLGLDRDSELVAHIYDERNPAVKKLIRQVIKEAKKAKRKVGICGQAPSDFPDFAAFLVECGIDSMSLTPDTIVKTWLLVAETEKKLGIKPE; this comes from the coding sequence ATGAGTAATGAACCTCTTATTATGTGGTTTGAAGAAATTTCCATCAAGGACGTTCCTTTGGTAGGCGGCAAAAACGCCTCTTTAGGGGAAATGTATCGTAATTTGACTCCCAAAGGGATAAATGTCCCTGATGGCTTTGCGGTTACCGCGGCGGCCTATCGCTATTTTATTCACGAGAACCATCTTGATGATAAAATTCGAGAAATATTAACCGGTCTTGATACTCACGATATTAAAGATCTTCAAAGACGTGGAAAAAAAGTACGAGAGATAATTCTTAAGGCCAAAATGCCTGAGAAATTGGCTGCCTCTATCAAAGAGGCATACCATAAGTTAGAAGAAAAATACTATCCTGAAGTAGATGTAGCCGTTCGTTCTTCAGCTACTGCTGAAGATCTACCAGATGCCTCTTTTGCTGGTCAGCAGGAAACCTTTTTAAATGTCCGAGGGGCCGAAAATGTAATCGAGTTTGTTAAGAGGTGTTTCGCCTCGCTCTTTACTGACAGAGCCATTTCTTACCGTCAAGACAAAGGTTTTGATCATTTTAACGTCTATCTTTCAGTAGCAATTCAAAAGATGGTCAGAAGTGACGCTGCTTCGTCTGGGGTTATGTTCACTATTGATACTGAGTCAGGATATCGAGAAGTGGTTTATATTACTGGAGCCTGGGGTCTTGGTGAAAATGTAGTGCAAGGGGCCGTAAATCCTGACGAATTTTACGTTTTCAAACCCACTCTCAAGAAAGGTTTTCGGCCGATTCTTTCCAAGAAATTAGGCTCTAAAGAGCTAATGATGATTTACGGTAAAAGTAAGCGTTGCCCTGTAAGAAACATCAAAACTCCTAAGGAATTACGTCAAAAGTTTTGTCTTACCGATGATGAAATCTTAAAATTGGCTGAATGGGCTATCATTATTGAAGATCATTATGGACGACCGATGGATATTGAGTGGGCCAAAGACGGAGACGGAAAAGAAGTTGGAACTGGTGAACTCTTTATTGTACAGGCAAGACCTGAAACGGTTCACGGAACTAAACAAGAACAATTTTATGAAATTTACAAACTAAAAGGCGAAGGTAAGGTCCTTACCGTAGGAAAGGCTGTTGGAAGCAAAATCGGCCAGGGGAAGGCCAGAGTTATTGAAGATGTTTCTGGTATTCATGATTTTCAGAAAGGTGAAGTCCTAGTAACTGACATGACCGACCCAGACTGGGAACCTATTATGAAAATAGCTTCGGCTATTGTGACTAACCGTGGTGGAAGAACCTGTCACGCTGCCATTATTTCACGAGAGCTTGGTATTCCTTGTATAGTAGGAACCAACAACGCTACAGAGGTTATAAAAACAGGTATGGATGTTACAGTGGATTGTTCTCAGGGAGAAGATGGATATGTGTACGAAGGGCTTATTCCTTTTGAAGTAGAGCGTATTGACCTTACTAAAATGCCACGTACACGTACTAAAATAATGATGAACGTGGGAATTCCCGAAAAGGCTTTTTCTCAAGGCCAAATTCCTAACGACGGAGTGGGACTAGCCAGACTTGAATTTATCATTGGTTCTCACATTGCCATTCATCCTCTGGCCCTTCTTAATTACGAAGAACTCAAAGAAAAGGCCAAGAAAGACAGAAAGATTCGAAAAGTAATTAAAGCTATTGATGAAAAGACCCCTATGTACGAAAACAAGGCCGAATATTATGTGGATAAACTGGCTCAGGGCATAGCCATGATAGCCGCGGGTTTTTATCCCAAAGATGTAATTGTTCGTCTTTCTGATTTCAAAAGTAACGAATATGCCAATTTAATAGGTGGGTTCCTTTACGAGCCGGTAGAACACAATCCAATGCTTGGTTGGCGAGGGGCTTCTCGCTATTATGACCCTAATTTTGAGCCAGCTTTCGCCCTGGAATGCAAAGCTCTAAAGAAAGTTCGCGATGAAATGGGGCTTACTAATGTAAAAGTTATGGTTCCTTTCTGTCGAACCGTTGAAGAAGGCCAAAAAGTAATTCAGGTGATGGAGAAATACGGCCTTAAACAGGGAGAAAATGGCCTTGAAGTTTATGTAATGTGTGAGATTCCGAGTAACGTTATCTTGGCGGATGAATTTGCTAAGGTATTTGATGGCTTTTCTATTGGTTCAAATGACCTCACACAACTTACCTTAGGACTTGACCGTGACTCTGAGCTAGTAGCCCATATTTATGATGAAAGAAACCCTGCTGTTAAAAAGCTTATTCGCCAAGTTATAAAAGAAGCCAAAAAGGCAAAACGTAAAGTAGGGATTTGTGGTCAAGCTCCCAGCGATTTTCCTGACTTTGCCGCCTTTTTAGTAGAATGTGGGATTGACTCTATGAGTCTTACGCCTGATACCATTGTCAAAACCTGGCTATTAGTGGCTGAGACTGAAAAGAAACTGGGGATCAAACCTGAATAA
- the bioB gene encoding biotin synthase BioB yields the protein MNTGKDYLLTLLKDEADVFTALFEAKKLKEKYFGDFIETCSILNTKSGRCPSDCKFCAQSKSWPTKINAYPLLEEDKILAAAEEAQKAGIDRFSLVTSGVKPSRQEFKQILNVIETIKERLPGLKLCASLGQLTTEELKALKEAGLSRYHHNLETAESFYPYVCTTQQWRDRLKTAERVKEVGLSLCCGGIFGLGETAQQVIEFAETLQKLAPDSVPVNFLHPIPGTPLENASFLSPRKALAILAVLRFMLPDKAIRVCGGREHNLRDLQVFLLWPANALMVGNYLTTSGRMLTDDSQMIKDMGLKSSLVI from the coding sequence ATGAATACGGGAAAAGATTACCTTTTAACCCTACTAAAAGATGAAGCAGATGTTTTTACCGCCCTTTTTGAGGCCAAAAAACTAAAAGAAAAATATTTTGGAGACTTTATTGAAACCTGCAGCATCTTGAACACTAAAAGTGGCCGCTGCCCTTCAGATTGTAAATTTTGTGCCCAATCCAAAAGCTGGCCTACCAAAATTAATGCTTACCCACTTCTTGAGGAAGACAAGATACTTGCAGCTGCCGAAGAAGCTCAAAAAGCGGGTATTGACCGCTTCAGCCTAGTAACAAGCGGGGTTAAGCCCAGCCGACAGGAATTCAAACAAATACTCAACGTAATAGAAACTATTAAGGAAAGGCTTCCCGGGCTAAAGCTTTGTGCCTCTCTTGGGCAGCTCACCACCGAAGAGCTCAAGGCCTTAAAAGAGGCCGGACTTTCTCGTTATCATCATAACTTGGAAACAGCTGAAAGTTTTTATCCTTACGTCTGCACTACCCAGCAGTGGCGTGACCGCCTAAAGACCGCCGAAAGGGTAAAAGAAGTCGGTCTTTCCCTTTGTTGTGGAGGGATTTTTGGCCTAGGAGAAACGGCTCAGCAAGTCATAGAGTTTGCTGAAACCCTGCAAAAGCTTGCCCCAGATTCTGTCCCGGTAAACTTTCTGCATCCCATACCGGGCACTCCTTTGGAAAATGCTTCTTTTCTCTCCCCCAGAAAGGCCCTGGCTATTTTGGCTGTTTTACGTTTTATGTTGCCAGATAAGGCTATAAGGGTTTGCGGAGGCCGAGAACATAATCTTAGGGATTTGCAAGTGTTTCTACTTTGGCCAGCCAACGCCTTAATGGTAGGGAACTATTTAACTACTTCAGGAAGAATGCTGACTGATGATAGCCAGATGATAAAAGATATGGGACTTAAAAGCTCTCTTGTCATTTAA
- the bioA gene encoding adenosylmethionine--8-amino-7-oxononanoate transaminase, whose translation MKSWNKKKILEIDKKHIWHPYTQMKDYENRDPLVIVAANGCKLKTIDGDELYDSISSWWTTLHGHLHPKLNQAIMEQLKLLDHVNFSGYTHPYAVEVVERLKNFLPHTLSRFFFSDNGSTAVEVALKMAFQFWQNRGVNSKTRFVCLENAYHGDTLGAVSVGGVDLFFELYKPLLFKSFKAPSPYCYRCEEKEGFTLDANHECNLRCLDGLEKILNEHHEEICAVIVEPRLQGAGGILVYPAAYLKKLREITEQFKVFLIFDEVATGFGRTGTMFAFEQAGIAPDIICLAKGLTGGYLPMALTVTTEEIYQAFYADYLEGKTFYHGHTYTANPICCAVAAASLKLFAEEEPLVKTKEAREYFHQLLLDTFSDKPYVGDIRYIGYVGAIELVRDKKTKEPFSEELRLGFNIYMKSLEKGVVLRPLGDVIYWFLPLCISKTEVEEILKISAEVIEEVLINL comes from the coding sequence ATGAAAAGCTGGAATAAAAAGAAAATTTTGGAAATTGATAAAAAGCACATCTGGCATCCTTACACTCAGATGAAAGATTATGAAAACCGTGACCCATTGGTCATAGTTGCCGCTAATGGCTGTAAGCTAAAAACAATAGATGGCGATGAACTTTATGATTCTATTTCTTCCTGGTGGACTACTTTGCATGGACACCTTCATCCAAAGCTTAATCAAGCCATAATGGAACAGCTAAAACTTTTAGATCACGTGAACTTTTCAGGTTATACCCATCCTTATGCAGTAGAAGTAGTAGAGCGTTTAAAAAATTTTTTACCACATACACTTTCGCGCTTTTTTTTCTCTGATAATGGTTCAACGGCGGTAGAAGTAGCCTTAAAAATGGCCTTTCAGTTCTGGCAAAACAGAGGAGTAAATTCCAAAACTCGTTTTGTATGTCTGGAAAATGCCTATCACGGCGATACCTTAGGGGCAGTAAGTGTTGGAGGGGTAGATCTTTTTTTCGAACTCTATAAGCCGCTTCTTTTCAAGTCCTTTAAAGCGCCAAGCCCCTATTGTTATCGTTGTGAAGAAAAAGAAGGCTTTACTCTAGACGCCAATCACGAGTGTAACTTACGTTGTCTGGATGGGTTAGAAAAAATTCTTAATGAACATCATGAAGAAATTTGTGCCGTTATTGTGGAGCCCCGTCTTCAAGGGGCAGGGGGAATTTTAGTTTACCCTGCTGCTTATTTAAAAAAACTAAGAGAGATTACCGAACAATTTAAAGTTTTTCTAATTTTCGATGAAGTAGCTACAGGTTTTGGGCGCACAGGGACCATGTTTGCCTTTGAACAGGCAGGGATAGCGCCAGACATTATTTGTCTGGCCAAAGGCTTAACTGGCGGGTATCTCCCTATGGCCTTGACAGTAACTACCGAAGAAATTTATCAGGCCTTTTACGCTGACTACCTGGAAGGGAAAACGTTTTATCACGGCCACACTTATACTGCCAATCCCATTTGTTGTGCAGTGGCGGCGGCTAGTCTTAAACTTTTTGCCGAAGAAGAGCCGCTAGTCAAAACTAAAGAAGCCCGAGAATATTTTCACCAGTTATTGCTTGATACTTTTTCAGATAAACCCTACGTAGGTGATATACGCTATATCGGTTATGTGGGAGCCATTGAGCTGGTAAGAGATAAAAAAACAAAAGAACCTTTTTCTGAAGAGTTGAGATTGGGTTTCAATATTTACATGAAGTCCTTGGAAAAAGGTGTAGTTTTGAGGCCTCTTGGAGACGTTATTTACTGGTTTTTGCCTTTGTGTATAAGTAAAACCGAGGTAGAGGAAATTTTAAAAATCAGTGCTGAAGTTATCGAAGAAGTTCTGATTAATTTGTAA
- a CDS encoding Nif3-like dinuclear metal center hexameric protein, with protein MAITVEEIIAALESWAPKKLAEDWDNVGLQLGSLKKQVKHLGVCLDLTPETLAQALTQKIDCLVTHHPFFFKSTKQICWDTWPGKAVKTLAEKDISLIACHTNLDSAKEGVSDVLGEALHLKVERALLPAKATKLFLITTYVPKGYEEKVREILLKEGAGQRGKYSGCSFATEGIGSFYPKEEAKPYRGKVGKLNLVSGTKMEFLVPEFLLARVIAKIKEVHPYEEVPIDVWPTEAYDYRYGLGRIGELPLEYTLYELAQKLSQLLNSQAIFMVGDPKQLVKRVALCGGAGGDFFENALSLGAEVYITAEVKYHQAREAEARGLSLISVGHFESESLIVPKMAEFFQKMANSKGEELQITMLKEKNPFIPLF; from the coding sequence ATGGCGATAACAGTCGAGGAAATTATAGCCGCTTTAGAAAGTTGGGCCCCTAAAAAACTAGCTGAGGATTGGGATAACGTTGGTCTCCAGCTTGGATCCCTCAAAAAACAGGTAAAACATCTTGGTGTTTGCTTAGACCTTACCCCTGAGACCCTGGCTCAAGCCTTAACTCAAAAAATCGATTGCCTTGTCACCCATCATCCCTTCTTTTTTAAGTCCACCAAGCAAATTTGTTGGGACACCTGGCCTGGTAAGGCGGTAAAAACTCTTGCTGAAAAAGATATTTCCCTTATAGCCTGTCATACCAACCTTGATTCAGCAAAAGAGGGAGTGAGTGACGTTCTAGGCGAAGCCTTGCATTTAAAAGTAGAAAGAGCTCTTTTGCCGGCTAAAGCCACGAAGTTATTTTTGATAACTACTTACGTACCTAAAGGTTACGAAGAAAAAGTAAGAGAGATTTTGTTAAAAGAAGGGGCTGGCCAGAGGGGAAAATATAGTGGGTGTTCTTTTGCCACAGAGGGTATAGGAAGTTTTTATCCTAAAGAAGAGGCAAAACCTTACAGAGGAAAAGTTGGCAAGCTCAACTTAGTGTCTGGAACCAAGATGGAATTTTTAGTACCTGAATTTTTGCTGGCTCGAGTTATAGCCAAAATCAAGGAAGTACACCCTTACGAAGAGGTTCCCATAGATGTATGGCCGACTGAGGCTTATGATTACCGTTATGGCCTGGGCCGGATAGGTGAACTCCCATTGGAATATACTCTTTATGAGCTGGCTCAAAAATTGAGCCAACTACTTAATTCACAGGCTATTTTTATGGTGGGAGACCCTAAGCAACTGGTCAAAAGAGTGGCCCTTTGTGGTGGAGCAGGAGGGGACTTCTTTGAAAATGCGCTTTCTCTGGGGGCCGAGGTCTATATTACCGCTGAGGTCAAGTATCACCAGGCTCGTGAGGCTGAAGCTAGAGGGCTTTCCTTGATTTCTGTTGGCCATTTTGAGTCCGAAAGCCTCATAGTGCCTAAAATGGCGGAATTTTTTCAAAAAATGGCCAACAGCAAAGGTGAAGAACTACAAATTACCATGTTAAAAGAAAAAAACCCGTTTATACCGTTATTTTAA
- the rpoD gene encoding RNA polymerase sigma factor RpoD, whose translation MADLTKDLSVLEELKEKGVRKKSVLRSFSMPIEEVADLVESLDIGTKVEEASLEEIAEEVTKDVSRSDPVKLYLKEMGQARLLSREEEVIVAKIIEQGEHEALKVAIKARGVVQEIFNICEEFFAGQLKAREIVRDLDDCFSDNESDIEQRSQGLQGILLEIRCIARDLLSLEEALDSSSNKQAKARMRQRARKLREEILARLCQLRLDKRCLERIIKPIIDGYEKITKAHRDLKACEREAGRSLSSLAVHFQKTNGHFSEIEKSAAKLGMDMDRFLNLRARYLLAQKAIEEAEKQTGLSAKKLQSVARDLEHSLEKIRKAKDELVKANLRLVVSIAKKYTGRGLQFLDLIQEGNIGLMKAVEKFDYRRGYKFSTYATWWIRQAITRAIADQARTIRIPVHMIETINKLVRASLQIYQETGQEATPEQIAERLELPVEKVRKILKIAKEPISLETPIGEDEDSHLGDFIEDPSVPPPDQVAISLSLIEQTRRVLSTLTPREEKVLRMRFGIGEKGEHTLEEVGKEFRVTRERIRQIEAKALRKLRHPSRSRKLRCFIKNV comes from the coding sequence ATGGCAGACCTCACCAAAGACTTAAGTGTCTTGGAGGAGCTTAAAGAAAAGGGGGTGCGGAAAAAGTCTGTCCTTAGGTCATTTTCTATGCCCATTGAAGAAGTAGCTGACTTGGTGGAAAGCCTGGATATAGGGACCAAGGTAGAAGAAGCCTCTCTTGAAGAGATTGCCGAAGAGGTGACCAAAGATGTTTCCCGCTCTGACCCGGTAAAGCTTTACTTAAAAGAAATGGGGCAAGCCCGTCTTTTGAGTCGCGAAGAAGAGGTAATAGTAGCCAAAATTATTGAACAAGGAGAACACGAGGCCTTAAAAGTAGCCATTAAGGCTCGTGGCGTAGTGCAAGAAATATTCAATATCTGTGAAGAATTCTTTGCCGGTCAACTTAAGGCCCGCGAAATAGTTAGAGACCTTGATGATTGTTTTTCTGATAATGAATCTGATATCGAACAGCGAAGCCAAGGTCTTCAAGGAATTCTGCTAGAAATACGCTGTATTGCTAGAGACTTGTTGAGCCTAGAGGAAGCTCTCGATTCCTCTTCTAATAAACAGGCCAAGGCGCGTATGCGTCAAAGAGCCAGGAAGTTGCGTGAAGAAATTTTAGCCCGTCTTTGTCAACTGCGTCTTGATAAGCGATGTCTAGAAAGGATAATTAAACCCATAATTGATGGCTATGAAAAAATTACAAAGGCACATAGAGACTTAAAAGCCTGTGAAAGAGAGGCCGGTCGCTCTCTTTCAAGCCTTGCGGTCCATTTTCAAAAGACTAATGGTCACTTTTCGGAAATAGAAAAGTCAGCGGCTAAACTGGGAATGGATATGGACCGCTTCCTTAATCTCAGAGCGAGATATTTACTGGCTCAAAAGGCCATCGAAGAGGCAGAGAAACAAACTGGCCTTTCTGCCAAGAAATTACAAAGTGTAGCTCGCGACCTAGAACATTCATTAGAAAAGATAAGAAAGGCCAAAGATGAGCTGGTTAAGGCCAATCTGAGATTGGTGGTTTCTATTGCCAAAAAATATACAGGCCGCGGTTTACAATTTCTGGACTTAATCCAGGAAGGAAATATTGGCCTTATGAAGGCGGTGGAAAAGTTTGATTACCGCCGCGGTTACAAGTTTAGCACTTATGCCACCTGGTGGATAAGACAGGCCATTACCCGGGCTATTGCTGATCAGGCCCGCACCATTCGTATTCCCGTACACATGATTGAAACTATAAACAAGCTAGTAAGGGCTTCTCTTCAGATTTATCAAGAGACAGGCCAGGAAGCCACGCCCGAACAAATTGCTGAAAGGCTTGAACTGCCAGTAGAGAAAGTTCGCAAGATTCTAAAAATAGCCAAAGAACCCATCTCTCTTGAAACGCCTATTGGTGAAGATGAAGATTCGCATTTGGGGGATTTCATCGAAGATCCAAGTGTTCCCCCTCCGGATCAAGTGGCTATTTCTCTAAGCCTTATAGAGCAGACACGTCGAGTACTATCCACCCTTACCCCTAGAGAAGAGAAAGTATTGCGGATGCGTTTTGGCATAGGTGAAAAAGGCGAGCATACTCTTGAAGAAGTAGGTAAGGAATTTAGGGTGACGAGAGAAAGAATCAGACAGATAGAGGCGAAGGCCTTGCGAAAATTAAGGCATCCAAGCCGTAGCCGAAAATTGCGCTGTTTTATAAAAAATGTTTAA
- a CDS encoding aminotransferase class I/II-fold pyridoxal phosphate-dependent enzyme, with product MDFTAEITKLKEEKRFRRLPLIEARQGPYVKINGKWLLNLSSNDYLGLSEKLSQKEILEEIKDFPIGAGAARLLSGNHLLYQRLEEKLGNLYQKKALVFSSGYHANVGIISALAGRRDVVFADKLVHASIIDGLRLSGATYFRYPHGNIEALADLLKSRRFRYKRAFIITESIFSMDGDKSPLEELIKLKRTYQAFLILDEAHAVGVYGQQGLGLAEEYGLINEIDLLLGTFGKALGGYGAFVIASEEVIDLLINKARSFIFTTALPPFILAVNLKAISLLPDLKEARSQLRKLSSWFRKNLGLSGDTPIVPIVLGDNEKALAASAKLFEAGFFVPAIRPPTVPPGTARLRVSLTSQMSEENLFSFLRLVEK from the coding sequence ATGGATTTCACGGCAGAAATAACCAAATTAAAGGAAGAAAAACGTTTTCGCCGTCTTCCCTTGATAGAAGCTCGCCAAGGGCCTTATGTAAAGATAAATGGAAAATGGCTCCTTAACCTTTCGTCAAACGATTATTTGGGTTTGAGTGAAAAACTTTCTCAGAAAGAAATTCTTGAAGAAATAAAAGACTTTCCTATAGGGGCAGGGGCGGCGAGACTTCTTTCAGGTAACCATCTTCTTTATCAACGCCTAGAAGAAAAGCTCGGAAATCTTTACCAAAAAAAAGCCCTTGTTTTTTCTTCAGGCTATCACGCTAACGTAGGAATTATTTCAGCCCTTGCTGGACGAAGAGACGTGGTCTTTGCAGACAAACTAGTCCACGCAAGCATAATAGACGGCCTTCGTCTCTCAGGAGCCACTTATTTTCGTTATCCCCACGGAAATATAGAAGCATTGGCTGACCTGCTTAAAAGTCGTCGTTTCAGGTATAAACGGGCTTTTATAATTACAGAAAGTATCTTTAGTATGGACGGAGATAAGAGCCCTCTTGAAGAACTAATAAAACTTAAAAGAACTTATCAGGCCTTTTTAATACTTGATGAAGCTCACGCTGTTGGTGTTTATGGGCAACAAGGTTTGGGATTGGCAGAGGAATACGGTTTAATAAATGAGATAGACTTGCTTCTTGGTACCTTTGGCAAGGCCCTTGGTGGTTATGGGGCCTTTGTGATAGCTAGCGAAGAGGTAATAGATCTTTTGATAAACAAGGCCCGTTCTTTCATTTTTACTACAGCTTTACCTCCTTTTATCTTGGCGGTCAACCTAAAGGCCATATCTTTGTTGCCTGATCTTAAAGAGGCGCGCAGCCAATTAAGAAAACTATCTTCCTGGTTTCGTAAAAATTTAGGGCTTTCAGGAGATACCCCTATTGTTCCTATTGTTTTAGGTGACAATGAAAAGGCTTTAGCTGCTTCAGCCAAACTTTTTGAAGCTGGTTTTTTTGTTCCTGCTATAAGGCCACCTACTGTGCCTCCAGGAACAGCTCGCCTCCGCGTATCCCTTACCTCTCAAATGTCTGAAGAAAACTTATTTTCGTTTTTAAGGCTAGTAGAAAAATAA
- a CDS encoding DUF2250 domain-containing protein codes for MKTLPWNILDEKDWKILKDLYAHAPDCAKFLSRRLRFELGDTMERLRKLENLGFLERIEGRFLKKKGLKRPKHMNHTYYELTRSCRLYLRKDLFKKD; via the coding sequence ATGAAAACTCTGCCCTGGAACATACTTGATGAAAAAGACTGGAAGATTCTAAAAGATTTATATGCCCATGCCCCTGATTGCGCTAAATTTTTATCACGTCGATTACGGTTTGAATTAGGTGACACCATGGAAAGACTACGAAAATTAGAAAATTTAGGTTTTTTAGAAAGAATAGAAGGCAGATTTTTAAAGAAAAAGGGACTTAAAAGGCCTAAACACATGAATCACACTTATTACGAACTTACCAGATCCTGCCGTTTATATCTTAGAAAGGACCTATTTAAAAAAGACTAA
- a CDS encoding HD-GYP domain-containing protein: MIVIKKKIKELQKTYHGIILILRHFLSKDEYTENHCYRVSVFATKIAQYMGLSDDRIEDLRSAALIHDIGKLKISREILYKAAKLTQKEFEHMKKHVTSATDILDPIKGSLGRVIPIVLAHHEKYDGTGYLGLEGRQIPIEAKILAVADVYDALISDRPYRKGLPPFEAKEIIVKGAGKHFDPEVVKAFVKAFEHGEMDLPNIMI, translated from the coding sequence ATGATCGTCATAAAGAAAAAAATAAAAGAACTTCAAAAAACTTATCACGGTATTATCTTAATTCTTAGACATTTTCTTTCTAAAGATGAATATACAGAAAATCATTGTTATAGGGTTTCTGTATTTGCTACTAAAATTGCTCAATATATGGGGCTTTCGGATGATCGTATTGAAGACCTTCGCTCAGCAGCTTTAATTCACGACATAGGTAAACTAAAGATTAGTCGTGAAATTCTTTACAAAGCGGCTAAACTTACCCAAAAAGAATTTGAACATATGAAAAAACATGTTACTTCAGCTACTGATATCCTTGATCCTATAAAAGGAAGTTTAGGGAGAGTTATTCCTATTGTCCTGGCCCACCATGAAAAATATGATGGTACAGGCTATTTGGGGCTTGAAGGTCGTCAGATACCTATTGAAGCCAAAATTTTAGCGGTAGCAGATGTTTATGATGCTCTAATTAGTGATAGACCTTATCGAAAAGGGCTTCCGCCTTTTGAGGCCAAAGAAATTATCGTTAAAGGAGCCGGCAAGCACTTTGATCCAGAAGTTGTAAAAGCTTTTGTAAAAGCCTTTGAACATGGAGAAATGGATTTGCCAAATATTATGATTTAG